The following are encoded together in the Planctobacterium marinum genome:
- the pspA gene encoding phage shock protein PspA — protein sequence MGVFSRMSDILQSNINSALDKAEDPEKLLSLIISEMEENLVEIRAIAAKHLAEQKTIQRKLRALNKTSSDWEEKAQKAISKERDDLARAALIEKQKVDVEIEHINGANEQVTENLEKIQEDCSRLVAKLAEAKAKRKTMQTRFEHAKTRLEVKKQVETYNVDQVLGRFESYETKIDELEAKVDAYEYTTAAKSLNDEFAQMEAEEKIEAELEALKKKVA from the coding sequence ATGGGTGTATTTTCAAGAATGTCCGATATCCTGCAATCAAACATTAATTCTGCACTGGATAAAGCCGAAGATCCGGAAAAGTTGTTGTCATTGATCATTTCAGAAATGGAAGAAAACTTGGTGGAGATTCGAGCTATTGCTGCCAAACATCTCGCTGAGCAGAAAACCATTCAACGCAAATTAAGAGCGCTCAACAAAACCTCCTCAGATTGGGAAGAAAAAGCCCAGAAAGCCATCAGCAAAGAGCGCGATGACCTGGCCAGAGCGGCGCTGATAGAAAAGCAAAAAGTCGATGTAGAGATTGAGCACATCAATGGTGCCAATGAGCAGGTAACTGAAAACCTGGAAAAAATTCAAGAGGATTGCTCAAGGCTGGTGGCCAAACTGGCCGAAGCTAAAGCCAAGCGCAAAACCATGCAAACTCGATTTGAGCATGCCAAAACCCGGCTTGAAGTGAAGAAGCAAGTGGAAACCTACAATGTAGATCAGGTGTTGGGACGCTTCGAAAGCTATGAAACCAAAATTGATGAGTTGGAAGCCAAGGTTGATGCTTACGAATATACAACAGCGGCAAAATCCCTAAATGACGAATTTGCGCAAATGGAAGCTGAAGAAAAAATTGAGGCTGAGTTAGAGGCATTGAAGAAAAAGGTCGCTTAA
- the cysI gene encoding assimilatory sulfite reductase (NADPH) hemoprotein subunit → MSTGNNHGKPSPNERIKGDSNFLRGTIAEDLKDNVTGGFGPDNFQLIRFHGMYQQDDRDIRAERAKQKLEPLHNVMLRARLPGGIINPEQWLAIDKFADDYSLYGSIRLTTRQTFQFHGVLKPNIKLMHQTLNKVGIDSIATAGDVNRNVLCTSNPYQSELHQEAYDWAKKISEHLLPKTRAYAEIWLDGEKLETTDQEPILGEKYLPRKFKTTVAIPPQNDVDVHANDLSFIAIAENGKLVGFNVLVGGGLAMTHGDSETYPRQADNFGYISKEDTLKVAEAVVTTQRDWGNRSNRKNAKTKYTLEAVGVEVFKAEVERRAGVNFAEPQPFEFTARGDRIGWVEGIDGKHHLTVFIENGRILDFEGATLKTGCAEIAKVHKGDFRITANQNLIIAGVATEDKAQIEQLARQHGLLQDGVSPQKKASMACVSLPTCPLAMAEAERYLPEAVERLETILKKHGVAEEEIIFRITGCPNGCGRAMLAEIGLVGKGPGKYNLHLGGDYTGTRIPRMYKENISEDEIFADIDLLVGRWAKERNDDERFGDFLIRADVIKPVIDPARDFYD, encoded by the coding sequence ATGAGTACCGGTAATAATCACGGCAAACCTTCACCGAATGAAAGAATTAAGGGTGACAGTAATTTTCTGCGTGGAACAATCGCAGAAGATCTGAAAGATAATGTAACTGGTGGATTTGGTCCGGATAATTTCCAGTTAATTCGATTTCACGGTATGTACCAACAGGACGATCGCGATATTCGAGCGGAGCGTGCAAAACAAAAGCTGGAGCCTTTGCACAATGTGATGTTGCGCGCCAGATTACCCGGAGGGATCATTAATCCTGAGCAGTGGTTAGCGATTGATAAATTCGCTGATGATTACTCCTTATATGGCAGTATTCGACTGACGACACGTCAAACCTTTCAGTTTCACGGAGTGCTGAAGCCAAACATTAAATTGATGCATCAAACGCTGAATAAAGTGGGAATTGATTCTATTGCAACCGCTGGCGATGTTAATCGCAACGTTTTGTGCACCTCAAACCCATATCAATCTGAGCTGCACCAAGAAGCCTATGATTGGGCCAAAAAAATAAGTGAGCACTTGCTACCTAAAACACGTGCTTATGCTGAAATTTGGTTGGATGGGGAAAAGTTAGAAACAACAGATCAAGAACCAATCTTGGGTGAGAAATATCTGCCCCGGAAGTTCAAAACCACCGTAGCAATCCCTCCGCAAAACGATGTGGATGTGCATGCCAACGATTTGAGTTTTATTGCTATTGCTGAAAACGGAAAGCTGGTGGGCTTTAATGTATTGGTAGGTGGTGGATTAGCCATGACGCATGGCGACTCTGAAACTTATCCAAGACAAGCTGATAACTTTGGATATATCTCCAAAGAAGATACGTTAAAGGTGGCTGAGGCGGTAGTGACCACTCAACGAGATTGGGGTAATCGCAGTAATCGTAAAAATGCCAAAACTAAGTACACCCTTGAAGCTGTTGGTGTGGAAGTATTTAAAGCCGAAGTTGAACGCCGTGCAGGGGTGAACTTCGCAGAACCGCAACCATTTGAATTTACTGCTCGTGGCGATCGCATTGGCTGGGTAGAAGGTATTGATGGCAAACATCACCTCACCGTGTTTATAGAAAACGGACGTATCTTAGACTTTGAGGGCGCGACTTTAAAAACGGGCTGCGCAGAGATTGCCAAAGTCCACAAAGGTGATTTCAGAATCACGGCAAATCAGAATTTAATTATTGCGGGTGTTGCCACAGAAGATAAAGCTCAAATAGAGCAATTGGCCCGTCAGCACGGATTGTTGCAGGACGGTGTTTCACCACAGAAAAAAGCCTCCATGGCCTGTGTGTCTTTACCTACTTGCCCGCTCGCAATGGCAGAGGCTGAACGCTATCTACCCGAGGCAGTTGAAAGATTAGAAACAATCTTGAAAAAACACGGTGTTGCTGAAGAGGAAATTATTTTCCGTATTACGGGCTGCCCTAATGGATGTGGTCGAGCCATGTTGGCGGAAATCGGCTTGGTGGGTAAGGGACCCGGAAAGTACAACTTGCATCTGGGTGGTGATTATACCGGAACCCGAATTCCGAGAATGTACAAAGAGAATATTTCCGAAGATGAAATCTTTGCAGATATCGATTTGTTAGTGGGCCGATGGGCAAAAGAGCGTAATGATGACGAGCGCTTCGGTGATTTTCTGATCCGAGCAGATGTCATCAAGCCAGTAATTGATCCTGCGAGAGATTTTTATGACTAA
- a CDS encoding DUF2333 family protein, protein MEKALDKRWIIASVSIVFVLIFFLVFYWSAEPDTFDVREQTNQPPVTGVTLTRTLHTVGSTLLDKPGGYLSNDVIPPSVFMDDMPAWEFGVLEMVRDLALAMRKDFSRSQSQSIENPALVIAQPALNVNHRGWILPSAESQYRKGLDAIDDYLLDLQDPRQGEAQFYARADNLREWLKQVEKRLGSLSQRLSASVGQERINTDLAGDPNARQSTPSAQNLMIKTSWWQLDNNFYEARGASWALLHFLKAVEVDFADVLEKKNARVSLQQIIRELEATQQTVWSPMILNGSGFGALANHSLVMANYISRANAAIIDLSELLSQG, encoded by the coding sequence ATGGAAAAAGCATTAGACAAACGTTGGATAATTGCATCAGTCAGTATTGTTTTTGTACTCATTTTTTTTCTGGTTTTTTACTGGAGCGCTGAACCTGATACTTTTGATGTCAGGGAGCAAACTAATCAGCCTCCGGTGACCGGTGTTACGCTCACCCGGACCTTACACACCGTGGGAAGCACACTGCTAGATAAACCTGGTGGTTATCTGTCTAACGATGTCATACCGCCTTCTGTATTTATGGATGACATGCCCGCTTGGGAATTCGGTGTACTTGAGATGGTGCGAGACCTGGCATTAGCAATGCGCAAGGATTTTAGTCGCTCTCAATCTCAGTCTATTGAGAATCCAGCTCTGGTTATTGCACAGCCCGCTTTAAACGTAAATCATAGAGGATGGATATTACCTTCTGCCGAGTCGCAATATCGAAAAGGGTTGGATGCTATTGATGATTATCTGCTGGATTTGCAAGATCCAAGGCAGGGAGAGGCGCAGTTTTACGCCCGTGCAGACAACTTGCGTGAATGGCTTAAACAAGTAGAAAAACGCTTGGGCAGCCTGTCTCAACGATTAAGCGCCAGCGTTGGGCAGGAAAGAATTAACACAGACCTGGCGGGCGATCCAAATGCCAGACAGTCTACACCTTCCGCGCAAAATTTAATGATTAAAACCAGCTGGTGGCAATTAGACAATAACTTTTACGAAGCCCGTGGCGCCAGTTGGGCCTTGCTGCACTTTTTAAAAGCGGTTGAGGTGGATTTTGCTGACGTACTGGAAAAGAAAAATGCGCGCGTTAGTTTGCAGCAAATCATTCGGGAACTAGAGGCAACCCAACAAACCGTGTGGAGCCCCATGATTTTAAACGGCAGTGGCTTTGGTGCGCTGGCAAATCATTCACTCGTGATGGCTAACTACATCTCCAGAGCCAATGCGGCAATTATTGATTTATCTGAGTTACTGAGTCAGGGCTAA
- a CDS encoding phosphoadenylyl-sulfate reductase, whose amino-acid sequence MTNAALQQLSNVKLDPATLSSQQLLEINNQLEKSSAQERISWAMEHLPENFMVSSSFGIQAAVMLKLITEQMPDIPVVFTDTGYLFPETYQFADQLTEKLNLNLKTYRASLSPAWQEARFGKLWEKGEEGLAKYNHMNKVTPMRIAQEELDIKSWFAGLRRTQSDQRNTLSVLQIVDDKFKVYPILDWTNKDIHYFLEENNLPYHPLWEQGYVSVGDWHTTRPLEAGMSEQDTRFNGLKRECGLHEFGDGI is encoded by the coding sequence ATGACTAATGCAGCACTACAGCAGCTAAGTAATGTAAAATTGGATCCAGCAACGCTGTCGTCACAGCAGTTGCTGGAAATCAATAACCAACTGGAGAAATCCAGTGCTCAAGAGCGCATAAGCTGGGCAATGGAACACCTGCCTGAAAACTTCATGGTGTCTTCCAGCTTTGGAATTCAAGCTGCTGTAATGCTGAAGTTGATTACCGAGCAAATGCCAGACATCCCGGTTGTGTTTACTGATACGGGATACCTTTTTCCAGAAACTTATCAGTTTGCCGACCAGTTAACGGAAAAACTCAATCTGAATTTGAAAACCTACCGAGCCAGCCTTTCTCCTGCATGGCAGGAGGCCCGATTTGGAAAGCTTTGGGAAAAAGGCGAAGAAGGCCTGGCCAAATATAACCACATGAATAAAGTTACTCCTATGCGGATTGCGCAGGAGGAGCTGGACATAAAAAGTTGGTTTGCTGGTTTACGCAGAACCCAGTCTGATCAGCGCAATACTTTGTCGGTTCTGCAAATTGTGGACGATAAATTCAAAGTGTATCCAATTTTGGACTGGACCAATAAAGACATTCATTATTTTCTGGAAGAAAATAATTTGCCTTATCATCCTCTTTGGGAACAGGGCTATGTTTCTGTCGGTGATTGGCATACGACAAGGCCGTTAGAGGCAGGTATGAGCGAACAAGACACCCGCTTTAATGGGTTGAAAAGAGAGTGTGGATTGCACGAATTCGGTGATGGTATTTAA
- a CDS encoding TIGR03899 family protein, with the protein MQLPESDKTAERKSSQAITNRITSWFAQAGVSKKSDGFERDANKKTERRRIISEQRKLQNLENVMEKALEFCPDSDTAENIDPDWFFSFVTMAEDIYSPTMQEIWGKIFAVEVTTPGTFSTRTLRTLKELTQRDAKMFQAAVSLSSRKKGEYSPKIIYGYYQKPSFIRFLHLNKNRQLNLAEFGLPYPDILSLMDAGLIYNSEIESGELSTRSRTEWRLGNHTIHLSPKRSSLFLNYYKFTPTGAELSKLVATEPGHAYLEKLKTFLSVDFDVV; encoded by the coding sequence GTGCAACTCCCCGAATCCGACAAAACTGCAGAGCGAAAATCATCACAAGCCATAACGAATCGCATTACCAGCTGGTTTGCTCAAGCCGGAGTTTCTAAAAAGAGTGATGGCTTCGAGCGAGATGCAAATAAAAAGACAGAACGTCGTCGCATCATTAGTGAACAACGCAAGCTACAAAATCTTGAAAATGTTATGGAGAAGGCGCTGGAGTTTTGCCCTGATTCAGACACCGCAGAGAATATTGATCCCGATTGGTTTTTTAGTTTCGTCACAATGGCAGAAGATATCTATTCACCCACTATGCAAGAAATCTGGGGAAAGATATTTGCAGTTGAAGTTACCACTCCCGGTACTTTCTCAACCAGAACGTTACGCACTTTAAAAGAATTAACTCAACGGGATGCCAAGATGTTTCAGGCGGCAGTAAGTCTGTCTTCAAGGAAGAAGGGAGAATACAGCCCCAAAATCATTTATGGCTATTATCAAAAGCCCTCATTCATCCGCTTTTTACACCTCAACAAGAATCGCCAGCTCAACCTTGCCGAGTTTGGTCTCCCTTATCCAGACATATTGTCTCTTATGGATGCGGGCCTTATTTACAACTCGGAAATTGAGTCTGGCGAGCTTTCCACGCGTTCTCGCACTGAATGGCGTTTGGGGAACCATACCATCCACTTATCCCCAAAACGCAGCAGTTTGTTTTTGAATTATTATAAATTTACGCCCACCGGCGCAGAATTAAGTAAGTTGGTAGCCACGGAACCGGGCCATGCTTACCTGGAGAAGCTTAAGACCTTTTTATCAGTCGATTTCGATGTAGTATAA
- the dusA gene encoding tRNA dihydrouridine(20/20a) synthase DusA codes for MAPTDINTARKFSVAPMLDWTDRHCRYFYRLMSKNVLLYTEMVTTGAIIFGKGDYLGFNQEEHPVALQLGGSNAEDMARCAEQAQALGYDEVNINVGCPSDRVKNGSFGACLMAEPDVVAASVQQMQKAVDIPVTVKSRIGIDDMDEYEDLTRFIKTVADAGCEHFIVHARKAWLQGLSPKENREIPPLKYERVYQLKQEFPQLHISINGGIKTLSDVKTHLDYTDGVMMGREVYSNPWILTQVEAELFNLQTSFSREDIVTLMIPYVERHIAGGGRAWHVIRHMLGLYQGEPASRIWRRYLSENAIKPGTQASVLNEAVDAMMTTRAKLKSREEYLS; via the coding sequence ATGGCACCGACCGATATTAATACTGCGCGCAAGTTCTCCGTGGCCCCCATGCTGGACTGGACAGACCGTCATTGCCGCTATTTTTATCGCTTGATGAGTAAAAACGTTCTGTTGTATACCGAAATGGTGACCACCGGAGCGATCATTTTTGGCAAAGGCGATTATCTGGGCTTCAACCAAGAAGAACACCCGGTTGCACTGCAACTGGGCGGCTCGAATGCTGAGGACATGGCTCGCTGCGCTGAACAAGCGCAAGCGCTGGGATACGATGAAGTCAACATCAACGTAGGTTGCCCTTCAGATCGGGTAAAAAATGGCAGTTTTGGCGCCTGTTTAATGGCGGAGCCGGATGTTGTTGCTGCCAGTGTGCAACAGATGCAAAAAGCAGTGGATATTCCGGTTACAGTGAAGTCTCGTATTGGCATCGATGATATGGATGAATATGAGGACCTGACCAGGTTTATTAAAACCGTTGCTGACGCTGGTTGTGAGCATTTTATCGTGCATGCCCGAAAAGCGTGGTTGCAAGGACTGAGTCCGAAGGAAAATAGAGAAATCCCACCACTTAAATACGAGCGTGTTTATCAGCTAAAACAAGAGTTTCCGCAGCTGCATATCAGTATCAATGGCGGTATCAAAACACTCAGTGATGTTAAAACTCATCTGGATTACACTGATGGCGTGATGATGGGGCGCGAAGTGTACAGTAACCCGTGGATATTAACTCAGGTAGAAGCTGAACTGTTTAATCTGCAAACATCCTTTAGCCGAGAAGATATTGTTACACTGATGATACCCTATGTTGAACGACACATTGCTGGTGGTGGCCGAGCCTGGCACGTCATCAGACACATGCTTGGATTGTATCAGGGCGAGCCCGCCTCTCGGATCTGGCGACGCTATTTGAGTGAGAATGCTATTAAACCCGGTACTCAGGCAAGCGTGCTCAATGAGGCAGTTGATGCCATGATGACTACCCGAGCGAAGCTGAAATCCAGGGAAGAATATCTAAGCTAG
- a CDS encoding assimilatory sulfite reductase (NADPH) flavoprotein subunit: MATSGNPAYSPVALLNEQQWQQLNAAVSGLDSTQLLWASGYLAGLAQAGQLPAAPVAHPEAVASKSVTILYGSQTGNAKSLAEQYLDKAKADGINAKLFNMADYKPKNLKNESHIVIVVSTHGEGDAPDDAVQLHEFLGSKKAPKLDGLKYSVLGLGDSSYEFFCQTAKDFDERLNKLGATPIVARVDCDVDFETDADVWSNQLTSRLQEEFKSAEVVSIPGIQRSTAQPQSQSQYSKKNPFAAELIESIKITGRDSVKDIRHIEISLEESGLEYQPGDALGVWFLNDEALVADILSLLGIDETTEVKLKDESFTVKAALVEKLELTQSYPGFVQKYADATGAEEVAALLNDKAQLREYLADRQIIDVIKEFPAQITAQQLVDSLRPLMPRLYSIASSQAEVEDEVHLTVALVEYEKFGFQHQGGASGYLGTRLEEGQKVKVYVEKNANFRLPEDPNTPVIMVGPGTGIAPFRAFMQEREAQEAEGKNWLFFGNPNFTQDFLYQVEWQRFLSEGVLDKISLAFSRDQKDKIYVQHRLLESGAEVWQWLEQGAHFYVCGDATHMAKDVNDALLSIVQQYGKKSAEEAEQYINDLRRAKRYQKDVY; encoded by the coding sequence ATGGCTACATCAGGAAATCCGGCGTACTCGCCAGTTGCACTTCTTAATGAACAACAATGGCAGCAACTAAATGCTGCAGTGTCAGGACTCGATAGTACCCAACTATTGTGGGCAAGTGGCTATCTTGCAGGTTTGGCACAAGCCGGGCAGTTGCCCGCAGCACCTGTTGCACATCCTGAAGCGGTAGCAAGCAAAAGTGTTACTATCCTTTATGGGTCTCAGACCGGTAATGCCAAGAGCCTGGCAGAGCAATATCTGGACAAAGCCAAAGCCGATGGTATCAATGCCAAATTGTTTAACATGGCAGATTACAAACCTAAAAACCTTAAAAACGAAAGCCATATTGTAATTGTTGTTAGCACCCACGGTGAGGGTGATGCACCTGATGATGCTGTGCAGCTACATGAATTTTTAGGCAGCAAAAAGGCGCCTAAGCTCGATGGTCTCAAGTATTCCGTTCTTGGTTTGGGCGATAGCAGCTATGAGTTTTTCTGCCAGACCGCAAAAGACTTTGACGAAAGGCTCAATAAATTAGGTGCCACACCAATTGTTGCTCGCGTTGATTGTGACGTAGACTTTGAAACTGATGCTGATGTCTGGAGCAACCAGTTAACCTCGCGATTACAGGAAGAATTCAAATCTGCCGAAGTTGTCTCTATTCCGGGAATTCAGCGTAGCACTGCTCAACCGCAATCTCAGTCGCAGTATTCCAAAAAGAATCCTTTTGCTGCCGAGCTTATTGAAAGTATCAAAATTACTGGACGTGATTCGGTTAAAGATATTCGTCATATCGAAATTTCACTGGAAGAGTCCGGTTTAGAATATCAGCCCGGTGACGCTCTGGGTGTTTGGTTTTTGAATGACGAAGCCCTGGTGGCTGATATTCTGAGCCTGTTGGGTATTGATGAAACCACGGAAGTTAAGCTGAAAGACGAAAGCTTCACCGTGAAAGCTGCCTTAGTTGAAAAGTTGGAATTGACCCAGAGTTATCCCGGTTTTGTACAAAAATATGCTGATGCAACTGGGGCTGAAGAAGTCGCAGCTCTGCTAAATGACAAGGCGCAATTGCGAGAGTACCTGGCAGACAGGCAAATCATCGACGTGATTAAAGAATTTCCAGCGCAAATCACTGCCCAGCAACTGGTGGATTCACTTCGCCCACTGATGCCAAGGCTTTATTCCATAGCCAGCAGCCAGGCTGAAGTGGAAGATGAAGTGCATCTAACGGTTGCTTTGGTGGAGTATGAAAAGTTTGGTTTCCAGCATCAAGGTGGCGCCTCCGGCTATTTAGGGACGCGGTTAGAAGAAGGCCAAAAAGTAAAGGTATATGTTGAGAAAAACGCTAACTTCAGATTGCCAGAAGATCCCAATACTCCGGTCATTATGGTAGGGCCCGGAACCGGTATCGCTCCTTTCAGAGCCTTTATGCAAGAGAGAGAAGCACAAGAGGCCGAAGGTAAAAACTGGCTGTTTTTTGGTAATCCTAATTTCACTCAAGACTTCCTCTACCAGGTGGAGTGGCAACGCTTTTTAAGCGAGGGGGTGCTGGATAAGATCTCTCTTGCTTTTTCCAGAGATCAGAAAGATAAAATTTATGTACAGCATCGCCTGTTAGAGAGCGGTGCTGAAGTTTGGCAATGGCTAGAGCAGGGCGCGCACTTTTATGTGTGTGGCGATGCCACTCATATGGCCAAAGATGTCAATGATGCCTTGTTAAGCATCGTCCAGCAGTATGGCAAAAAGTCAGCCGAAGAGGCGGAGCAGTATATTAATGATTTGCGCAGAGCAAAGCGTTATCAGAAGGATGTTTATTAA
- the nadE gene encoding NAD(+) synthase, giving the protein MTVAAMKIALAQMHVVPMNPEKNLETMLNMIESARQQNAEIVVFPELCLSGYLLSDQWLNRQFCRDLMHLNAPLLEASKGLTLVFGNIYEVPATDSGGFHPNKDGRTRLYNAAYVMHDGAYAQRSESVDFLLPDGVHPKTLLPNYRFFDDQRYFFSLADVAQDFSVPVSSLAQPFLIDTSDGPIKLGVQVCEDLWCKDYRIQGESINVSKYLIQNGADLLVNISASPWTFHKNDARDRRIKFLKAEIEQADLSFVPFYYANNVGAQNNGKNIVTFDGDSSAYNRKGELVRESIKPFQQDLLVLDHQKIDKVTAQRGSSARIAQKYHAIVTGLRHIPELLGWQEPPKFVIGLSGGVDSALVAALLKQAFGADSVWTVNMPSQYNSEKTKNAAAFISEKLGVKHLVVPIESLVQEQMEVFGKLDESCPSPQWMRKLSDENIQAKIRGTSILSNIAGRYGRMFTNNGNKVEIALGYATLYGDVGGVIAPIGDLTKAEVFAMVRFLNSEIFKEEVLPETMLPDELFRFGSDDIAPSAELRDAQVDPMKFGYHCALLEAATSFKKVTAEEVMSWYLEGTLAKHLNVAEALLQRWGLKDPETFITDLEWFYEAIRKSVFKRIQAPPIILTSPSAYGFDIRESQLPQWQSPNYLALKQKVLAMDSYQERLALGGRL; this is encoded by the coding sequence TTGACTGTAGCAGCGATGAAAATAGCTCTGGCACAAATGCATGTGGTTCCCATGAACCCTGAAAAAAACCTCGAAACGATGCTCAACATGATAGAGAGCGCCCGGCAGCAAAACGCTGAAATTGTGGTGTTCCCAGAACTGTGTTTAAGTGGCTATCTGCTGAGTGACCAATGGTTAAATCGGCAATTCTGTCGTGACTTAATGCACTTAAATGCACCATTGTTAGAGGCAAGTAAGGGGCTGACGTTAGTTTTTGGCAACATTTATGAAGTCCCGGCAACAGATTCTGGCGGGTTTCATCCCAATAAAGATGGCCGCACTCGACTATACAATGCCGCTTACGTAATGCATGACGGCGCCTATGCTCAACGTTCAGAAAGTGTCGACTTTCTTCTACCTGATGGAGTTCACCCTAAAACTCTACTTCCAAACTACCGCTTTTTTGATGATCAACGCTATTTCTTTTCGCTGGCCGATGTGGCGCAAGATTTTTCCGTCCCGGTTTCATCATTAGCTCAGCCATTTTTGATTGATACTTCTGACGGCCCAATAAAATTAGGCGTTCAGGTATGCGAAGATCTCTGGTGCAAGGATTACCGCATTCAGGGGGAAAGTATCAACGTCTCCAAATATTTAATTCAAAATGGTGCTGACTTGCTGGTGAATATCTCCGCATCACCTTGGACATTCCACAAGAACGATGCGCGCGACCGTCGTATTAAGTTTCTCAAAGCGGAAATTGAGCAAGCAGATTTGTCTTTTGTGCCTTTTTATTATGCTAATAACGTTGGCGCGCAAAATAACGGTAAAAACATCGTCACCTTCGACGGGGACAGCTCTGCCTACAATCGCAAAGGAGAGCTTGTCCGGGAGAGTATTAAGCCTTTTCAACAGGACCTGTTAGTGCTTGACCACCAGAAGATTGACAAGGTTACAGCTCAGCGTGGAAGCAGCGCCCGAATTGCACAAAAGTATCATGCTATTGTGACTGGTCTTCGCCATATTCCGGAATTATTGGGCTGGCAAGAGCCCCCTAAGTTTGTGATTGGCTTAAGTGGCGGCGTGGATAGTGCGCTGGTAGCCGCTTTATTAAAACAGGCATTTGGTGCGGATAGTGTCTGGACAGTGAACATGCCAAGCCAGTACAACTCGGAAAAAACCAAAAATGCGGCAGCATTTATCAGCGAGAAATTGGGCGTAAAACACTTGGTTGTACCCATTGAGTCACTAGTACAAGAGCAGATGGAAGTGTTTGGAAAATTGGACGAGAGCTGCCCCTCACCGCAGTGGATGCGCAAACTATCCGATGAAAACATTCAAGCCAAAATAAGAGGTACCAGCATCCTGTCAAATATTGCTGGCCGCTATGGGCGTATGTTCACCAATAATGGTAATAAAGTGGAAATTGCGCTGGGTTACGCCACCTTATACGGTGATGTCGGCGGTGTTATCGCTCCGATAGGCGATCTGACCAAAGCCGAAGTATTTGCCATGGTGCGTTTTTTAAATAGCGAAATATTCAAAGAAGAAGTACTGCCGGAAACCATGCTACCTGATGAGCTTTTCCGTTTTGGTAGCGACGACATTGCTCCTAGTGCAGAATTGCGCGATGCACAAGTCGACCCTATGAAATTTGGCTATCACTGCGCCCTTTTAGAGGCTGCAACCTCTTTTAAGAAAGTTACAGCAGAAGAAGTGATGAGTTGGTATCTGGAAGGTACGTTAGCCAAACACCTAAACGTTGCAGAAGCCTTATTACAGCGTTGGGGGCTGAAAGATCCTGAGACTTTTATCACGGATTTGGAATGGTTTTACGAAGCGATTCGCAAAAGTGTGTTTAAGCGTATTCAGGCTCCGCCCATTATTCTGACAAGCCCTTCAGCTTATGGTTTTGATATCAGGGAAAGTCAACTTCCCCAATGGCAAAGCCCCAATTATTTAGCGCTTAAACAAAAAGTACTTGCGATGGATAGCTACCAAGAGCGATTAGCTCTTGGGGGCAGACTCTAG
- a CDS encoding PspC domain-containing protein, with product MKEMYDTNRIYKSSINKKVMGVCAGIARHYGVEAWMVRLATVLAFLAFPVPIAAAYLVAVVLLPSR from the coding sequence ATGAAAGAGATGTACGATACCAATCGCATATATAAAAGCAGTATTAACAAAAAAGTAATGGGTGTCTGTGCGGGCATTGCTCGTCACTATGGTGTTGAGGCTTGGATGGTCAGGTTGGCAACCGTACTCGCTTTCCTTGCGTTTCCGGTTCCTATTGCCGCGGCCTATCTGGTTGCTGTAGTGTTATTGCCATCAAGATAA